A DNA window from Xanthomonas campestris pv. campestris str. ATCC 33913 contains the following coding sequences:
- a CDS encoding metallophosphoesterase family protein produces the protein MPAAQRIGLISDTHGLLRPEAVAALQGCSAILHAGDVGAPEILQALAALAPLHAIAGNIDIAPWAAALPPTRDLVIAGVRIHMLHDLKTLAPDVQADVIVSGHSHKPLVHTRAGVLYVNPGSAGRRRFSLPISVGTLWLGDGAPRAELCVLDVR, from the coding sequence ATGCCCGCTGCCCAACGCATTGGTTTGATCTCCGACACGCACGGTCTGTTGCGGCCCGAAGCGGTGGCCGCACTGCAGGGATGCAGTGCGATCCTGCATGCCGGCGATGTGGGCGCGCCGGAGATTCTGCAGGCACTGGCCGCGCTGGCGCCGCTGCACGCGATCGCCGGCAATATCGATATCGCGCCCTGGGCAGCCGCGCTGCCGCCCACGCGTGATCTGGTGATCGCCGGCGTGCGCATCCACATGCTGCACGATCTGAAAACGCTGGCGCCTGATGTGCAGGCTGATGTCATTGTCAGCGGGCATTCGCACAAGCCGCTGGTGCACACGCGCGCTGGCGTGCTGTACGTCAATCCCGGCAGTGCCGGGCGCCGCCGCTTCAGCCTGCCGATCAGCGTGGGCACGTTGTGGCTGGGCGATGGCGCACCGCGTGCGGAGCTATGCGTGCTGGACGTGCGCTGA
- the glgB gene encoding 1,4-alpha-glucan branching protein GlgB has protein sequence MMSGVMTAVTNRWDPGVTRALAEARHGDAFAVLGAHPSTNGRLLRTYHPGAEHVTAVLADGREVPLEAGPEPGLFAGELPAEGRYRLRIGWPGGTQDTADPYAFGPLLSDFDLHLISEGHHLQLADALGANAVEVDGVRGTRFAVWAPNASRVAVVGDFNSWDARRHPMRLRHQAGVWELFVPDVGPGAHYKYQLRGPHGHELPAKADPVARRAELAPGTASIVADPTPHQWSDDGWMATRARRQAHDAPMSIYEIHAGSWLREEGLDLDWDGLADRLIPYVADMGFTHVELMPVTEHPFGGSWGYQPLGLFAPTARFGSPDGFARFVDRCHREGIGVIVDWVPAHFPTDAHGLAHFDGTALYEHADPREGFHRDWNTLIYNHGRREVSGFLIASALEFLQRYHVDGLRVDAVASMLYRDYSRNAGEWVPNIHGGRENYETIAFLRRLNEVVREHAPGAVTIAEESTAWPGVTADVSHGGLGFHYKWNMGWMHDTLHYIGLDPIYRRYHHGELTFSMVYAYSERFVLPISHDEVVHGKGSLLGRMPGDDWQRFANLRAYLGFMFTHPGRKLLFMGCEFGQPTEWNHDAGLPWHLLDDARHRGVQTLVRDLNHLYAQYPALHAHDDDPSGFAWLVGDDAANSVVAFLRKGKRGDAPVLVVINYTPVVQQGYRLGVPQGGLWREVFNSDAGIYGGANLGNGGAVTAEPQSMHGHAQSLPLLLPPLGVIVLAPQG, from the coding sequence ATGATGAGTGGAGTAATGACTGCAGTGACGAATCGATGGGACCCCGGCGTGACCCGCGCCCTGGCCGAAGCGCGGCACGGCGATGCATTCGCCGTGCTGGGCGCACATCCCAGCACCAACGGCCGCCTGCTGCGCACCTATCACCCCGGCGCCGAGCACGTCACCGCCGTGCTGGCGGATGGGCGCGAGGTACCGCTGGAAGCCGGCCCGGAACCGGGCCTGTTTGCCGGTGAATTGCCGGCGGAGGGGCGCTACCGCCTGCGGATCGGCTGGCCGGGCGGCACCCAGGACACCGCAGACCCGTACGCGTTCGGGCCGCTGCTCAGCGACTTCGACCTGCACCTGATCAGCGAAGGCCACCATCTGCAGCTGGCCGATGCGCTGGGCGCCAATGCGGTGGAAGTGGACGGCGTGCGCGGTACGCGCTTTGCGGTGTGGGCACCGAACGCCTCGCGCGTGGCGGTGGTAGGCGACTTCAATAGCTGGGACGCGCGCCGGCACCCGATGCGGCTGCGCCACCAGGCCGGCGTGTGGGAGCTGTTCGTGCCCGACGTGGGCCCCGGCGCGCACTACAAATATCAGCTGCGTGGTCCGCATGGGCATGAACTGCCGGCCAAGGCCGACCCGGTGGCACGCCGCGCCGAACTGGCGCCGGGCACTGCCTCGATCGTGGCCGACCCCACGCCGCACCAGTGGAGCGACGACGGCTGGATGGCCACGCGTGCGCGCCGCCAGGCGCACGACGCACCGATGAGCATCTACGAGATCCATGCCGGCTCCTGGCTGCGCGAGGAAGGCCTGGATCTGGATTGGGATGGCCTGGCCGATCGCCTGATTCCGTACGTGGCCGACATGGGCTTCACCCATGTGGAGCTGATGCCGGTGACCGAGCATCCGTTCGGTGGCTCGTGGGGCTACCAGCCGTTGGGCCTGTTCGCGCCCACCGCGCGCTTCGGCAGCCCGGATGGCTTTGCGCGCTTTGTCGACCGCTGCCACCGCGAAGGCATCGGCGTGATCGTGGACTGGGTGCCGGCACACTTTCCCACCGACGCGCACGGCCTGGCCCACTTCGACGGCACCGCGCTGTATGAACACGCCGACCCGCGCGAGGGCTTCCACCGCGACTGGAATACGCTGATCTACAACCATGGCCGCCGCGAGGTGTCTGGCTTTCTGATCGCCAGCGCGCTGGAGTTCCTGCAGCGCTATCACGTCGATGGCCTGCGCGTGGATGCGGTGGCCTCGATGCTCTACCGCGACTACAGCCGCAATGCCGGTGAGTGGGTGCCCAACATCCATGGCGGCCGCGAAAACTACGAAACCATCGCCTTCCTGCGCCGGCTCAACGAGGTGGTGCGCGAGCACGCGCCGGGTGCGGTGACCATTGCCGAAGAATCCACCGCCTGGCCGGGCGTGACCGCGGATGTGTCGCATGGCGGCCTGGGCTTCCACTACAAGTGGAACATGGGCTGGATGCACGACACGTTGCATTACATCGGGCTGGACCCGATCTATCGCCGCTACCACCATGGCGAGCTGACTTTCAGCATGGTGTACGCGTACTCGGAGCGCTTCGTGCTGCCGATCTCGCACGACGAAGTGGTGCACGGCAAGGGCTCGTTGCTGGGCCGCATGCCCGGTGACGATTGGCAGCGTTTCGCCAACCTGCGCGCCTATCTCGGTTTCATGTTCACCCACCCGGGGCGCAAGTTGCTGTTCATGGGCTGCGAGTTCGGCCAGCCCACCGAGTGGAACCACGACGCCGGCTTGCCGTGGCATCTGCTCGACGACGCACGCCACCGCGGCGTGCAGACGCTGGTGCGCGACCTCAACCACCTGTACGCGCAATACCCCGCCTTGCACGCGCACGACGACGACCCATCGGGCTTCGCGTGGCTGGTAGGCGATGACGCGGCCAACAGCGTGGTGGCGTTCCTGCGCAAGGGCAAACGCGGCGATGCACCGGTGCTGGTGGTGATCAACTACACCCCGGTGGTGCAGCAGGGGTATCGCCTCGGGGTGCCGCAGGGCGGCCTGTGGCGCGAAGTGTTCAACAGCGATGCCGGCATCTACGGCGGTGCCAACCTGGGTAACGGCGGTGCGGTGACTGCCGAGCCGCAGTCCATGCATGGCCACGCGCAGTCGCTACCGTTGCTGCTGCCGCCGCTGGGCGTCATCGTGCTGGCCCCGCAGGGCTGA
- a CDS encoding PepSY-associated TM helix domain-containing protein, translated as MKVATLRAFLSVHSWMGLLAGMALFIAFYAGAITVFTHALSSWQTTPSATQAAPADPVAAAQTLLDTVIAAHPQVAESFLVLLPGEHGPLARVYWYGPQADASGGMRQYQLSSSGALLELPQRVGFADFLYDLHFTAGLPRIFGTYLFGVVSVLYGLALVSGVLLYAPVFFKDLFALRIGANLKRLWQDAHNVVGMLSLPFHVIFAWSGAVLCLGVLLLAPFQFLVFDGKLLQILEPDFELTPHVAPANRAAPVLPMATLLEKARAASPGFVPESVSYHDAGDANARVEVYGHHDQRQLNTLGGVALEGATGKVLRVLSPRTMRAGTAALRGLQGLHFGNFGHAPLQWLYFLLGLGGAFLFYSGNLLWIETRRKRRQLAQPRRTHAMARLTVGVCLGSVAGISALFSAARVLPPGQERVVYYAVFAACVLWAALRPTARGAYEVLLACAALTAAIPLASCFSAAGPVLPWHDTLVLTVDVVALVMAWSYWQLARASKRRGAQGDPNSVWAW; from the coding sequence ATGAAGGTTGCAACCTTGCGCGCGTTTCTGTCCGTGCACAGCTGGATGGGCCTGCTGGCGGGCATGGCCTTGTTCATCGCGTTCTATGCTGGCGCCATCACCGTGTTCACGCACGCATTGAGCAGCTGGCAGACCACGCCGTCTGCCACGCAGGCTGCACCGGCGGACCCGGTGGCCGCCGCGCAAACCTTGCTGGATACCGTGATTGCCGCGCACCCGCAGGTGGCCGAGTCGTTCCTGGTGCTGCTGCCCGGCGAGCATGGGCCGCTGGCACGGGTGTATTGGTACGGCCCGCAGGCCGATGCCAGCGGTGGCATGCGCCAATACCAGCTCAGCAGCAGCGGTGCGCTGCTGGAACTGCCGCAGCGCGTGGGCTTTGCCGATTTTCTCTACGACCTGCATTTCACTGCCGGCTTGCCACGCATCTTCGGCACGTATCTGTTCGGCGTGGTGAGCGTGCTGTACGGGCTGGCCCTGGTCAGTGGTGTGTTGCTGTACGCGCCGGTGTTCTTCAAGGACCTGTTCGCGCTGCGCATCGGTGCCAACCTCAAGCGCCTCTGGCAGGACGCGCACAATGTGGTGGGCATGCTGTCGCTGCCGTTCCATGTGATCTTCGCCTGGTCCGGTGCGGTGTTGTGCCTGGGTGTGCTGCTGCTGGCGCCGTTCCAGTTTCTGGTCTTCGACGGCAAGTTGTTGCAGATCCTGGAGCCGGACTTCGAACTCACCCCGCATGTGGCACCGGCCAACCGCGCAGCGCCGGTGTTACCGATGGCGACCTTGCTGGAAAAGGCGCGCGCCGCCAGCCCCGGCTTCGTGCCGGAAAGCGTGAGTTACCACGACGCAGGCGATGCCAACGCGCGCGTGGAAGTCTATGGCCATCACGATCAGCGCCAGCTCAACACGTTGGGCGGTGTGGCATTGGAAGGCGCCACCGGCAAGGTGCTGCGCGTGCTCTCGCCGCGCACGATGCGCGCCGGTACCGCGGCCTTGCGTGGCCTGCAGGGGCTGCACTTCGGCAACTTCGGGCATGCGCCGCTGCAGTGGCTGTATTTCCTGCTCGGCCTGGGCGGCGCCTTCCTGTTCTACAGCGGCAACCTGCTGTGGATCGAGACACGCCGCAAGCGCCGTCAGCTTGCGCAGCCGCGTCGCACCCATGCGATGGCACGGCTCACCGTCGGTGTCTGTCTGGGCAGCGTGGCCGGGATCTCGGCGTTGTTCAGTGCCGCACGGGTGCTGCCGCCGGGTCAGGAGCGCGTGGTCTATTACGCGGTGTTCGCCGCTTGCGTGCTGTGGGCGGCGCTGCGCCCCACCGCACGCGGCGCGTATGAAGTGCTGCTTGCCTGCGCGGCGTTGACCGCGGCAATTCCGCTGGCCAGCTGTTTTTCCGCAGCGGGACCGGTGCTGCCCTGGCACGACACCCTGGTGTTGACCGTCGACGTGGTCGCCCTGGTCATGGCGTGGAGTTACTGGCAACTGGCGCGCGCCAGCAAGCGGCGTGGCGCGCAGGGCGACCCGAACAGTGTGTGGGCATGGTGA
- the treS gene encoding maltose alpha-D-glucosyltransferase gives MNAVPALQADAEQSAVVADQLWYKDAIIYQVHVKSFFDSNDDGIGDFPGLISKLDYIAELGVDTIWLLPFYPSPRRDDGYDIAEYMAVHPDYGTIADFEQLVAQAHARGIRIVTELVINHTSDQHPWFQRARNAPAGSPERDFYVWSDTDQEYEGTRIIFCDTEKSNWTWDPVAGQYFWHRFYSHQPDLNFDNPAVLESVLEVMRFWLDRGVDGLRLDAVPYLIERSGTSNENLPETHAILRKIRATLDAEYPDRMLLAEANMWPEDTQQYFGQNADECHMAFHFPLMPRMYMAIAREDRFPITDIMRQTPEIPETCQWAIFLRNHDELTLEMVTDSERDYLWQTYASDRRARINLGIRRRLAPLLERDRRRIELMTSLLLTMPGTPVLYYGDEIGMGDNIHLGDRDGVRTPMQWSIDRNGGFSRADPAALVLPPVMDPLYGFQAVNVEAQIRDQHSLLTWTRRVLSVRKRYQAFGRGTLRFLYPGNRRMLAYLRCYQDETVLCVANLSHTLQAVELDLSEFEGRVPVDIIGGGSFPPIGRLTYLLTVPPFGFYAFQLVSEGTLPDWHVPSPVPLPDYRTLVLRSDTEESAALLPHLATLEGEILPAWLSARRWFSAKDQALKSVRISRRTPLPGDEPMSLLELDVELEDGHHECYMLPVGIVWEREHPSTLAEQLALARVRQGREVGYLTDAFALKPMVRGVIDALRHDAALDFHDGDDASQQGQVRFESTPALAALEIPDDPEIRWLSAEQSNSSLVVADKAVFKLLRHVATGANPEIEIGRRLTEMGYANAAPLLGSVSRVDAQGTITTIALLQGFIRNQGDAWRWTLDHLARSFDEYATAQTDEARNEAVAGYDAFAAVVGKRLAELHEALSRSTDDADFAPQRIDLPTANDVVGGVARQVEEMWETVHARLGATDDAAEREALESVLAERPQLDALLAKAPSVLAESLLTRVHGDFHLGQILVAFDDVVLIDFEGEPAKPLAERRAKASPLRDVAGFLRSLDYASEVSARGEEGTAARAGVGVDAHLDDFLVEFRRRSTQSFLDAYHAVLDASAHPWIAPAAFNAATLLFLVEKACYEVRYEAANRPGWLMVPIQGLRRILQRARAGAGDT, from the coding sequence ATGAATGCAGTTCCAGCCCTTCAGGCTGACGCAGAACAATCGGCAGTGGTTGCCGACCAGCTTTGGTACAAGGACGCGATCATCTACCAGGTGCACGTCAAGTCGTTCTTCGACTCCAATGACGATGGCATCGGCGATTTCCCCGGCCTGATTTCCAAGCTCGACTACATCGCCGAACTGGGCGTGGACACGATCTGGTTGCTGCCGTTCTACCCCAGCCCGCGCCGCGACGACGGCTACGACATCGCCGAATACATGGCGGTGCATCCGGACTACGGCACCATCGCCGACTTCGAGCAGCTGGTGGCGCAGGCGCATGCGCGCGGCATCCGCATCGTCACCGAGTTGGTGATCAACCACACCTCCGATCAGCATCCGTGGTTTCAGCGCGCCCGCAACGCGCCGGCTGGTTCGCCGGAGCGCGACTTCTACGTCTGGTCGGACACCGACCAGGAATACGAAGGCACGCGCATCATTTTCTGCGATACCGAAAAGTCCAACTGGACCTGGGACCCGGTGGCCGGCCAGTACTTCTGGCACCGGTTCTATTCGCACCAGCCCGATCTCAACTTCGACAACCCGGCGGTGCTGGAATCGGTGCTGGAAGTGATGCGCTTCTGGCTGGACCGCGGCGTGGACGGCCTGCGCCTGGATGCGGTGCCGTATTTGATCGAGCGCTCGGGCACCTCGAATGAAAACCTGCCGGAAACCCACGCCATCCTGCGCAAGATCCGCGCCACGCTGGATGCCGAATACCCGGACCGCATGCTGCTGGCCGAGGCCAACATGTGGCCGGAAGACACCCAGCAATACTTCGGCCAAAACGCCGACGAATGCCACATGGCGTTCCACTTCCCGCTGATGCCGCGCATGTACATGGCGATCGCGCGCGAAGACCGCTTCCCCATCACCGACATCATGCGGCAGACACCGGAGATCCCGGAGACCTGCCAGTGGGCGATCTTCCTGCGCAACCATGACGAGTTGACGCTGGAAATGGTCACCGATTCGGAGCGCGATTACCTGTGGCAGACCTATGCCTCGGACCGCCGCGCGCGCATCAACTTAGGCATCCGCCGCCGCCTGGCGCCGCTGCTGGAGCGCGACCGCCGCCGCATCGAATTGATGACCTCGTTGCTGCTGACCATGCCCGGCACGCCGGTGCTGTATTACGGCGATGAGATCGGCATGGGCGACAACATCCATCTGGGCGACCGTGATGGTGTGCGTACCCCGATGCAGTGGTCGATCGACCGCAACGGTGGCTTCTCGCGTGCCGACCCGGCTGCACTGGTGCTGCCGCCGGTCATGGACCCGCTGTACGGCTTCCAGGCGGTGAACGTGGAAGCGCAGATCCGCGACCAGCATTCGCTGCTGACCTGGACCCGCCGCGTGCTCAGCGTGCGCAAGCGCTACCAGGCGTTCGGCCGCGGCACGCTGCGCTTTTTGTACCCGGGCAACCGCCGCATGCTGGCCTACCTGCGCTGCTATCAGGACGAAACCGTGCTGTGCGTGGCCAACCTCTCGCACACCTTGCAGGCGGTGGAGTTGGACCTGTCCGAGTTCGAAGGCCGCGTGCCGGTGGACATCATCGGCGGTGGCAGCTTCCCGCCGATTGGCCGGCTGACCTATCTGCTGACCGTGCCGCCATTTGGTTTCTATGCGTTCCAGCTGGTCAGCGAAGGCACGCTGCCGGACTGGCATGTGCCCAGCCCGGTGCCGTTGCCGGATTACCGCACGCTGGTGCTGCGCAGCGACACCGAAGAGAGCGCCGCACTGCTGCCGCATCTGGCCACGCTGGAAGGCGAGATCCTGCCGGCGTGGTTATCGGCACGCCGCTGGTTCTCGGCCAAGGACCAGGCGCTCAAGAGCGTGCGCATTTCTCGGCGCACACCGTTGCCGGGCGATGAGCCGATGAGCCTGCTGGAGCTGGATGTGGAGCTGGAAGACGGCCACCACGAGTGCTACATGCTGCCGGTGGGCATCGTCTGGGAGCGCGAGCACCCGAGCACGCTGGCCGAGCAGCTGGCGCTGGCGCGCGTGCGCCAGGGCCGCGAGGTGGGGTATCTCACCGACGCGTTCGCGCTCAAGCCGATGGTGCGCGGCGTGATCGATGCACTGCGCCACGACGCGGCGCTGGATTTCCACGACGGCGACGATGCCTCGCAACAAGGCCAGGTGCGTTTCGAATCGACCCCGGCGCTGGCCGCGCTGGAGATTCCGGACGACCCGGAGATCCGCTGGTTGTCGGCCGAACAGAGCAACAGCTCGCTGGTCGTTGCGGACAAGGCGGTGTTCAAGCTGCTGCGCCACGTGGCCACCGGTGCCAATCCGGAAATCGAGATCGGCCGCCGCCTCACCGAGATGGGCTACGCCAATGCGGCGCCGCTGCTGGGCAGCGTGAGCCGGGTGGACGCGCAGGGCACCATCACCACCATCGCACTGTTGCAGGGCTTCATCCGCAACCAGGGCGATGCCTGGCGTTGGACGCTCGATCACCTGGCGCGCAGTTTCGACGAATACGCCACCGCGCAGACCGACGAAGCCCGCAACGAAGCGGTGGCCGGCTACGACGCGTTTGCCGCAGTGGTGGGCAAGCGCCTGGCCGAGTTGCACGAGGCACTCTCGCGCAGCACCGACGATGCCGACTTCGCACCACAGCGTATCGACCTGCCCACAGCCAACGATGTGGTGGGCGGCGTGGCACGCCAGGTGGAGGAAATGTGGGAAACAGTGCACGCCCGCCTGGGCGCCACCGACGATGCGGCCGAACGCGAGGCGCTGGAATCGGTGCTGGCCGAACGCCCGCAGCTGGATGCGCTGCTGGCCAAGGCGCCAAGCGTGCTGGCCGAATCGCTGTTGACCCGCGTGCATGGCGACTTCCACCTGGGCCAGATCCTGGTGGCGTTCGACGACGTGGTGCTGATCGACTTCGAAGGCGAGCCCGCCAAGCCGCTGGCCGAGCGCCGCGCCAAGGCCAGCCCGTTGCGCGATGTGGCCGGTTTCCTGCGCTCGCTCGATTACGCCAGCGAAGTGTCTGCGCGTGGCGAAGAGGGCACCGCCGCACGTGCCGGTGTGGGGGTGGATGCGCACCTGGATGACTTCCTGGTGGAATTCCGCCGCCGCTCCACGCAATCGTTCCTGGACGCTTACCATGCCGTGCTCGACGCCAGCGCGCATCCGTGGATCGCGCCGGCGGCGTTCAATGCGGCCACCTTGCTGTTCCTGGTGGAGAAGGCCTGCTACGAGGTGCGCTACGAAGCGGCGAACCGGCCGGGCTGGTTGATGGTGCCCATCCAGGGCTTGCGACGCATCCTGCAACGCGCGCGCGCTGGTGCGGGAGACACATGA